One stretch of Saccharopolyspora erythraea DNA includes these proteins:
- a CDS encoding ABC transporter ATP-binding protein yields the protein MGLDVRDLSVRYGPLTAVSEVDVELADGEVLALLGPSGCGKSTLLRAVAGLERPSTGSVHWDGTDLARVPVHRRGFGMVFQDGQLFPHRDVAGNVEFGLRMRSVSRARRTARVAELLELVGLAGYERRRVTELSGGEAQRVALARALAADPRLLLLDEPLSALDRMLREQLAVDLAALLARDDATAIVVTHDHDEAFTLADRVAVMARGRILQVDTPARLWQRPAGDEVAEFLGCTTLLPAQVRDGVATCALGAVAVAEPDGEARLGLRAAGVRAERLAGGAGGGGGAAGGDGADAGGVADARGGGADAGGVGTASLSLGNGNGGHPVAVRTHRRTGTVTSTDAVVGTVRERVHRHDHVRLAVAVPEAPEVGRVEAVAGTADAPGVGEAVRLSLDPDGVAVVGP from the coding sequence ATGGGGCTGGACGTCCGTGACCTGTCCGTCCGCTACGGGCCGTTGACCGCGGTGTCCGAAGTGGACGTCGAACTGGCCGACGGCGAGGTGCTGGCGCTTCTCGGGCCGTCGGGCTGCGGCAAGTCGACCCTGCTGCGCGCCGTTGCCGGACTGGAACGTCCATCGACGGGAAGCGTGCACTGGGACGGCACCGACCTCGCGCGGGTGCCGGTGCACCGCCGCGGCTTCGGCATGGTGTTCCAGGACGGGCAGCTGTTCCCGCACCGCGACGTGGCGGGCAACGTCGAGTTCGGCCTGCGCATGCGCTCGGTGAGCCGTGCGCGGCGCACCGCGAGGGTGGCGGAGCTGCTCGAGCTCGTCGGCCTCGCGGGCTACGAGCGGCGTCGGGTCACCGAGCTGTCCGGCGGCGAGGCGCAACGCGTGGCGCTGGCCCGCGCCCTCGCCGCCGACCCGCGGCTGCTGCTGCTCGACGAACCCCTGTCGGCCCTCGACCGCATGCTGCGCGAACAGCTCGCCGTCGACCTGGCCGCGCTGCTCGCCCGCGACGACGCCACCGCCATCGTCGTCACCCACGACCACGACGAGGCGTTCACCCTGGCCGACCGGGTGGCCGTCATGGCGCGCGGGCGGATCCTGCAGGTCGACACCCCGGCCCGGCTCTGGCAGCGCCCCGCAGGCGACGAAGTCGCCGAGTTCCTCGGCTGCACGACGTTGCTGCCGGCGCAGGTCCGCGACGGAGTCGCGACCTGCGCGCTCGGCGCCGTCGCCGTGGCGGAGCCCGACGGCGAGGCGCGTCTCGGCCTGCGCGCCGCAGGCGTGCGGGCCGAGCGGCTCGCGGGCGGCGCGGGCGGCGGCGGGGGCGCCGCTGGCGGCGACGGGGCCGACGCCGGGGGCGTCGCCGACGCCAGGGGCGGCGGGGCGGACGCCGGGGGCGTCGGGACGGCATCGTTGAGCCTGGGGAACGGCAACGGTGGTCACCCCGTCGCCGTCCGGACGCACCGGCGCACCGGCACCGTGACCTCGACGGATGCCGTGGTCGGCACCGTGCGTGAGCGCGTGCACCGCCACGACCACGTGCGCCTGGCCGTCGCGGTGCCGGAGGCACCGGAGGTCGG